One genomic window of Nicotiana sylvestris chromosome 10, ASM39365v2, whole genome shotgun sequence includes the following:
- the LOC138879935 gene encoding uncharacterized protein, which yields MTNPQDNPGTPPPVSPNTSSSTSPIETPKPRFRRQKILARKTVASGSLRKALNEKLRACQKKESPAKESKSSSESEAFISASKREEHGFVLVGSVKDVKGAESRKRGGKKKGKVLAICGTVEEGGYSSGGIHSGEAAKGLVNLSKHQREPSASGEETLADMLKKVGASYDPKKRKASIQKTPTVSKPTKKSKVSYSKSTVYSVLKGRATRSRVKQSEAKLQKALEESRKKKSKKGKTKVVESSEVAEEEEEEMDLVHQERGTTEKVPTPKPKSSKTSTKKSSSIPVSTESSLTKRTRSVVKGNKRKLLKKKKNGVEKKKRRSLKKNKIGLPSLAREYF from the exons ATGACAAACCCTCAAGATAATCCAGGTACTCCCCCACCAGTGTCTCCTAATACGTCCTCATCTACATCTCCTATTGAAACCCCAAAACCTAGGTTTCGCCGGCAGAAAATATTGGCCAGAAAAACAGTAGCTTCTGGTTCTCTGAGAAAAGCTTTAAATGAAAAATTGAGGGCTTGCCAGAAGAAAGAGAGTCCTGCTAAAGAATCTAAATCAAGCTCTGAGTCTGAAGCATTTATCTCTGCCAGCAAAAGAGAAGAACATGG GTTCGTGTTGGTTGGTTCTGTGAAAGATGTAAAGGGCGCTGAGTCAAGAAAAAGGGGaggaaagaagaaaggaaaagttCTTGCTATTTGTGGGACTGTTGAAGAGGGTGGCTACAGCTCAGGGGGAATACATTCTGGGGAGGCGGCTAAAGGGTTAGTGAACTTGAGCAAACATCAAAGAGAACCTAGTGCATCTGGTGAGGAAACCTTGGCTGATATGCTAAAGAAAGTTGGGGccagttatgatccaaagaagcGCAAGGCTTCCATACAAAAGACTCCAACCGTTTCCAAGCCAACAAAGAAAAGTAAAGTGTCATATTCAAAGTCTACTGTCTATTCAGTACTAAAGGGAAGAGCTACCAGGAGCAGGGTCAAGCAAAGTGAAGCAAAATTGCAGAAAGCTCTGGAAGAGAGCaggaagaaaaagagcaaaaaagGAAAGACGAAGGTTGTGGAGAGTAgtgaggttgcagaagaagaagaagaggagatggacctggtccatcaaGAAAGAGGAACAACTGAAAAAGTTCCAACACCCAAACCAAAGAGTTCCAAGACTTCaaccaagaagtcttcctctatACCTGTATCTACTGAATCCTCGTTGACAAAAAGAACTAGGTCTGTTGTAAagggaaacaaaagaaaattattgaagaagaagaagaatggagtggagaagaagaagaggaggagtcTGAAAAAGAACAAGATAGGTTTGCCATCTTTGGCAAGAGAATATTTTTGA